The genomic interval GATCTGCGAGCGCCGGGCTGAGATGACGGCGAACTCGCCGCCGACGAAGAAGGCGTTGCCGGCCAGCAGGATGACCAGCCAGACCAGTCCCATCCAATCGCTCACCGGTCAGCCTCCGTCTCATCTGAGGCAGGATCGGCGGTGTACCGCACACGGTCGACGCGTCGACCGTCCATCCGCACCACGCTGAGGGTTCCGTGCTCGACTCGCACCACGTCGCCGAGGGCAGGCACCCGCTCGAGCTGGCTCATCATGTAGCCGCCGACGGTGTCGTAGACCTCGCCCTCCGGGACCTGGATGCCAGTGCGCGTCAGCAGTTCGTCAGGGCGTAGCTCACCGGGGAAGGTGATGGAGTCGACGCGGTGGACGATCCCCGCGCGGGAGCGGTCGTGCTCGTCGGAGACCTCGCCCACGATCTCCTCGACGAGGTCCTCGAGGGTCACGATTCCAGCGGTGCCGCCGTACTCGTCGACGACGATCGCCATCTGATAGCCCTTCGAGCGCAGCTCGGCGACCAGCACGTCCAGGTGCACGGTCTCAGGCACGCGCAGCGGCTCGGTGCTGAGTGCTCCGACCGGAACATCAGCGCGCTTCTCACGCGGTACGGAGACGGCGGCCTTCACGTGCACGACACCGGAGATGTCGTCGAGGTCGTCGTCGTAGACAGGGAACCGGCTGTGGCCAGTGCGACGGGCGAGCTGGATGACGTCGTCGGCAGAGTCTCCGATGCTGATCGAGTGCATGCTCGGACGCGGCGTCATGATGTCGTCGGCCGTGAGCCGCGCGAAGGTGAGGCTGCGGTCCAGCAGCGTCGCAGTGTCCTTCTCGAGCACACCCTGACTCGCCGAGCGGCGCACCAGCGAGGACAGCTCCTCTGCGCTGCGCGATCCCGACAGCTCCTCCTTGGGCTCGACGCCCATCGCGCGAAGCACGCCGTTGGCACTGCCGTTGAGCAGCAGGACCGCGGGCTTGAACACTGCGGTGAACGCCGTCTGGAACGGCATGACGACCTTCGCGGTCGCCCTCGGCAGCGCGAGGGCGAAGTTCTTCGGCACGAGCTCGCCGATGATCATCGACAGCAGCGTGGCGATCGTCATGGCGATGGTCACCGAGACGGGGACGGCGACGGCGTCCGGCACTCCCCAGCCCTCCATCAGCGGCGCGAGCAGCTTGGTGATCGCCGGCTCCATCGTGTAACCGGTCAGCAGCGTCGTGAGCGTGATGCCCAGCTGCGCGGAAGAGAGGTGGGTGGAGGTGATCTTCAGAGCGCGGATCGTCATGCCGAGGCGGGTCTCCCCGCGGGCCTGGCGTGCTTCGAGCTCGGCGCGGTCGAGATTGACCAGTGCGAACTCGCTGGCGACGAAGAGCCCCGTCCCCACGATGAGCAGAAGCCCCACGCCCAACATCAGGAATTCCATCAGCTGAAGTCCTCGACTTCGGCGAGGAGCGGGCAATGGGGCGATCTACTACAAGAAGGAGGGTCGTCCATGGTGCGCATGATCTTACAGAATTCTGCTGTGAGAAGCGCACTACCAGCTGACCGGCAGGGCCTTGCCCTCCTCGTAGCCGGCGGCCGACTGCAGGCCGACCAGCGCGCGCTCATGGAACTCGGGGACTGTCGCCGCTCCGGCATAGGTGAACGACGAGCGCACACCGGAGCTGATCATGTCGAGCAGGTCCTCGAGGCTCGGACGCAACGGGTCGAGATAGATCTTCGACGACGAGATGCCCTCGGCGAACAGCTCCTTGCGTGCGAGCTCGAATGCGTCGAGGCGCTCGAACCTGGCGTGTACCGCCTTAGTCGATGCCATCCCCCACGATTCCTTGAACATGCGGCCTTCTGCGTCGTGCTGCAGCTCGCCGGGCGCCTCGATTGTGCCCGCGAACCACGATCCGACCATCACGGACGCGGCACCGGCGGCGAGCGCAAGGGCGACGTCTCGCGGGTACCGCACTCCCCCGTCAGCCCAGACGTGCGCGCCGAGCGCCCGTGCCGCCTCGGCGGTCTCGAGCACGGCCGAGAACTGGGGGCGACCGACTGCGGTCATCATTCGCGTCGTGCACATCGCCCCTGGCCCGACGCCGACCTTGAGGATCGATGCTCCGGCGCCGACGAGATCGTGCACGCCTTCAGCGGTGACGATGTTCCCGGCGACCAGCGGGATGCCGAGACCGAGCTTCGCGACGGTGTCCAGCGCCCGCAGCATCCCGTCCTGGTGACCGTGTGCCGTGTCGATCACGAGCACATCGACGCCGGCGGATGCCAGGGCGCGGGCCATTCCAGCCACATCGCCGTTGATGCCGACGGCCGCCGCGACCGCGAGCCGGCCGTGTGCGTCGACGGCCGGCTGGTAGATCGTCGTCCGCAGGGCCGTACGGCGGCTCATGGTGCCGACCATGCGGCCCCGCTCGAGTACGAGGATCATCTCGGCATCCACTGCATCGATCACATCGAACGCCGCCCGCCCCTCCGCGATCTCCTCCGCATCCACGGCGTGCGCGCTTCCGCGCACCAGGTCGCCGAGAGCCGCGTCAGGCAGTGCCGTCGCCAGGCGCGTCGCTGGGAGGATGCCGAGGATCGCATCCTGTGTCAACGCGCCATCCGCCGGCCGATCCGCGACGACGACCCCGTGCCCCGAGGTCGGCGGCAGCAGCCGCAGAGCGTCGTCGACCGTCGCGCGCGGCGAGAGCACGAGAGGCGTGTCCCACCGCACCGGCTGGTCCTTGACCCAGTGGATGGCGGCGTCGAGCTCCTGCAGCGGCAGGTCCTGCGGCAGCACGCCAAGGCCTCCGCGCCGCGCCAGGGTCGCTGCCAGCCGCGGGCCGGTCACCGAGTTCATGTTCGACGCGACCAGCGGCAGAGTCGCCGGGGTGCCGTCGTTCGGGCTCAAGTCGACCTGCAGCCTGCTGCTCACTGCCGATCGACGCGGCACCAGGAACACGTCGGAGTAGGTCAGATCCACCGAGGGTCGCTCACCGGAGAACTTCATGCCTGTCACGGTACTCGCACGACCCGTTCAGGTGGTCGTTGCGCACGCGTCATGCGCCCGGATTGGCATTAGGCTTGAAGACTGTTACACAAGTGCGGCCCGATGTTCAGTCGTCGTCGAGTCGCATCCACGAATTCAGCGACGAAAGAGGGCGATAAAGCGTGTCGAACCAGGTGACCGGCGTCGGTGGCGACGGGGGGTTCGGAGCCAACTCGTGGCTCGTGGACGAGATGTACGAGCAGTTCAAGAAGGACCGCAACTCCGTCGACAAGGAGTGGTGGCCGGTCCTCGAGAACTACACGCCGGATGCCGCGACTCAGGCAGCCCCTGAGCAGAACGCGCACCCCGTCACCGCCCCCATCCCCGTGATCGGCACCCAGCCCGTCGCGCGCACGACCGCGAAGCCGGCTAAGCAGGCTCCGATCCCCGCCCAGGCGCCCAAGCCGCAGGCGAAGGAAGAGGCGCCGACCGAAGAGGAGACCATCACTCCCCTTCGCGGAATGCCCAAGACCCTCGCGGCCAACATGGATCAGTCGCTCACAGTCCCCACCGCGACGAGCGTGCGCACCATCCCCGCGAAGCTGATGATCGACAACCGCATCGTCATCAACAACCACATGTCGCGCACGCGCGGCGGCAAGGTGAGCTTCACGCATCTGATCGGCTGGGCTCTGATCCAGACGCTCAAGGAGTTCCCGAGCCAGAACGTGTTCTACACCGAAGTCGACGGCAAGCCGTCGGTCGTCGCACCCGCGCACGTCAACCTCGGCATCGCCGTCGACGTCCCCAAGCCGGACGGCACACGCGCCCTGCTGGTGCCGAGCATCAAGCGCGCCGACACGATGACCTTCGGCGAGTACCTCGCCGCGTATGAGGACATCATCGCCCGCGCCCGCGGCAACAAGCTCACGGCGGCCGACTTCGCCGGCACCACCGTCTCGCTGACCAACCCCGGTGGCATCGGCACCGTGCACTCCGTGCCGCGGCTGATGAAGGGCCAGGGCTGCATCATCGGCGCTGGCGCGCTGAACTACCCGGCCGAGTTCCAGGGAGCCAGCGAGCGCACCCTCACCGAGCTCGGCATCGGCAAGACGATCACCCTCACCAGCACCTACGACCACCGGGTCATCCAGGGCGCTGGCTCCGGCGAGTTCCTCAAGAAGGTGCACGAGCTGCTGATCGGCGAGCGCGGCTTCTACGACGACGTCTTCGCGGCGCTGCGCATCCCCTACCAGCCGATCCGCTGGAACGCCGACATCGCCGTCGACCTCGCCGAGCGCGTCGACAAGCAGTCCCGTGTGCAGGAGCTCATCAACTCCTACCGCGTGCGCGGCCACCTGATGGCTGACATCGACCCGCTGGAGTACGTGCAGCGCTCGCACCCCGACCTCGAGATCGAGAGCCACGGACTGACGTTCTGGGACCTCGATCGCGAGTTCGTCACCGGCGGCTTCGGCGGCAAGCGCGTGATGAAGCTGCGCGACATCCTCGGCGTGCTGCGCGACTCGTACTGCCGCACGCTCGGCATCGAGTACATGCACATCCAGGACCCCGAGCAGCGGCGCTGGTTCCAGGAGAAGGTCGAGATCAAGTACGTCAAGCCCGGCCACGACGAGCAGCTGCGTGTTCTTCGCAAACTCAACGAGGCGGAGGCGTTCGAGACCTTCCTGCAGACGAAGTTCGTCGGCCAGAAGCGCTTCTCACTCGAAGGCGGCGAATCACTGATCCCGCTGCTCGACGAGATCCTGCAGGGCGCCGCCACATCAGGGCTCGACGGCGCGGCCATCGGCATGGCGCACCGCGGCCGCCTGAACGTGCTCACCAACATCGCCGGCAAGACCTACGGCCAGGTGTTCCGCGAGTTCGAGGGGTCGCTCACCCCCGGTAACCAGCGCGGCTCCGGCGACGTGAAGTACCACCTCGGCACCGAGGGCACCTTCGTCGCCGATGAGGGCCAGGAGCTTCCGGTCTATCTGGCCGCCAACCCGTCTCACCTCGAGACGGTCGACGGCGTGCTCGAGGGCATCGTCCGTGCCAAGCAGGACCGCAAGCCGATCGGCACCTTCGCGTGGCTGCCGATCCTGGTGCACGGCGATGCGGCGTTCGCCGGCCAGGGTGTCGTCGTCGAGACGCTGCAGATGTCGCAGCTGCGCGGCTACCGCACCGGTGGCACCGTGCACGTCGTGGTGAACAACCAGGTGGGCTTCACCACGCTGCCGACCGACTCGCGCACCTCGGTGTACTCCACCGACGTCGCGAAGACCATCCAGGCACCGATCTTCCACGTGAACGGCGATGACCCCGAGGGAGTCATCCACGTCGCCAAGCTCGCGTTCGAGTACCGCGAGCGCTTCCACCGCGACGTCGTGATCGATCTGGTCTGCTACCGCCGTCGTGGTCACAACGAGGGCGATGACCCGTCGATGACCCAGCCGCTGATGACCGACCTGATCCAGGCGAAGCGCTCGGTGCGCAAGCTGTACACCGACGGCCTCGTCGGCCGCGGCGACATCACCGAAGAAGAGTACGATCAGGCCAAGGCCGACTTCCAGAACCGCCTGGAGATCGCCTTCGCCGAGACGCACGCGGCCGAGACCGGCGCGACTCCGATCGCCCCTGACCTGAACCCGGTCGACGACCACGTCGGCGCCCCTGAGGTCACCGGTGTGGCGCTGGAGGTCGTGCACCTCATCGGCGACGCACACGCCAACAAGCCGGACGGCTTCACGGTGCACTCGAAGCTGCAGCAGCAACTCGACAAGCGCGTCACCATGAGTCGCGAAGGCGGCATCGACTGGGGCTTCGGCGAGTTGCTCGCTTTCGGCTCACTGCTGGTCGAAGGCACTCCAGTGCGACTGGCAGGGCAGGACTCGCGTCGCGGCACCTTCGTGCAGCGGCACGCCGTGCTGCACGACCGCGCCAACGGCCAGGAATGGCTGCCGCTGGCGAACCTGTCCGACAGCCAGGGCCGGTTCTTCGTCTACGACTCGCTGCTCAGCGAGTACGCCGCGCTCGGGTTCGAGTACGGCTACTCGGTCGAGAACACCGAGGCTCTTGTGCTGTGGGAGGCGCAGTTCGGCGACTTCGCCAACACCGCGCAGGCCGTCATCGACGAGTACGTGTCCTCCGCTGAGCAGAAGTGGGGCCAGCAGTCCGGTGTCGTCCTGCTGCTGCCGCACGGCTACGAGGGCCAGGGACCTGACCACTCGTCGGCGCGCATCGAGCGTTTCCTGCAGCTGTGCGCACAGGACAACATGTATGTGGCGCGTCCGTCGACCCCGGCATCGTACTTCCACCTGCTGCGCCGTCAGGCGTACGAGCGTCCACGCAAGCCGCTGATCGTCTTCACGCCGAAGGCGATGCTGCGCCTGCGGGGTGCGACCAGTGCAGTCGAGGACTTCACGCAGGGTCGCTTCGAGCCGGTGATCGACGACCAGCGCGGCCTCGACCGCAACGCGGTCAAGCGCGTGCTCGTGCACTCCGGCAAGGTCCACTGGGATCTGCGCACCGAGCTGGACAAGAACCCGAACCCCGAGGTCGCCCTGGTGCGGTTGGAACAGCTGTACCCGACGCCGATCGACGAGCTCAAGGCGATCACGGACTCGTACCCGAACGCCGAGCTGGTGTGGGTGCAGGAAGAGCCCGAGAACCAGGGCGCCTGGCCGTTCCTGGCACTCGAGTTCGCCGAGGTGCCAGGGCCGCGTCAGTTCCGCGCCGTGGCGCGTCCTGCCGCCGCCTCGCCGGCGACCGGCTCCTCCAAGGTGCACGCCATCCAGCAGGTCGCCCTGCTCAAGACGGCGCTCACGCTGGACTGATCGCGCTCGCGGACGCACGCAGAGCAGAGAAGGCGGATGCCGTCGCTCCCCGACCGGGGAACGACGGCATCCGCTTTTTCAGTGCTGTCGTACTCAGTACCAGATGCCCAGCAGCGGTGCCGGATCCGAGCGGAAGGCATCGTCGATCGCGGAGATGACCTGTCCGTCGCCGTGGATGCGTCCCGCAGCGGCGAGCTGGGTAGCGCGCACTCCCCCGACGTAGATCGCCGACAGCTCGGCCACGCTCAGTCGCACATCGGCCGGGTCCTCACTCGCCTGCACATCCGCACGGCCATCGGAGCCGATGTGCACCCGCCAGGTGCCGTCTGCGAAGCCGAGTGGGTCCTCGACGCGGAGTACGACATCGAGAGGTGCGCGGTAGCTGCGCGCCTGCAGCGCCGCCGACACGTCGAGCACTCGCAGCCACCCGTGGTCGTGCACCTCGGTCTTCACCGCCCGCTGATCGGCGACCAGCCACGTCAGCGGATCGTCCACCGGGCGCAGGTCGACGCTGGCGCGGTCGACGAGGTCATGCTGCACCACGAACTGCCAGAGGGCGCGCAGCGCCTCGTCCGTCGTCGCCTGCAGGGTGCGGATGCTCAGCTCGGACCGGAAAGCCCCTGGGATCTCCGAGAGCGTGTACGCGATCGCCCCGCGCACGACGCCCTCGGCGTCGAGGTATCGGATGCCACGCACAGCGGCAGCCTGCTTGTCGCCTTCGGCGAGACCGGCCATGCGCTGCCAGCGCCCTGGCCACGCGGCCACCTGTCCCGATCGCGCCGGGCGCGACTGCTCGTGCAGGGCCTCGAGATCTTCGGCGAGAGTCTGCTTGTCGACATACGCGATGCGTCCTGGCACCGGCGCGCCGACCCAGCCGGCGCGCGCCGTGTCGATCGTCAGTCGCGCTGCGGGAACGGCCGGGGCGAAGCCGTATCGGCCGTAGATGGTCGCCTCCGAGACGGTGAGCCCGGCGAGGGGGATGCCGGCGGATGCTGCGGCGCGCAGCTCGCCCTCCAGCAGCGCCCGCGCGATGCCGCGGCGACGGTGGGTGCCGGAGACGGTCACCGAGCTGATGGCCCACATGTCGATCTCGCCATCGGGCACGGTCATCGGGGTGACCCAGGAGTTGACCGTCGCGACCGGAAGCGTGCCGGCTGCGGAGTCGTAGACGCCGATGTTGCGGCGCAGCCGCATGGTCTCGCGCATCTGCGCGACACCGGCATCCGTCGGCTCGTCGTCGAGGAAGCCCCTGGCATCGGCGCGCATGAATCCGTCGGCATCCGCATCGACCGTCATGTCGGCGATGCGGTAGTCCAGACCGCTCTCGCGCAGACGGCGCTGCGAGTCGGGGTCGACGGGAACGATGG from Microbacterium sp. H1-D42 carries:
- a CDS encoding hemolysin family protein; protein product: MEFLMLGVGLLLIVGTGLFVASEFALVNLDRAELEARQARGETRLGMTIRALKITSTHLSSAQLGITLTTLLTGYTMEPAITKLLAPLMEGWGVPDAVAVPVSVTIAMTIATLLSMIIGELVPKNFALALPRATAKVVMPFQTAFTAVFKPAVLLLNGSANGVLRAMGVEPKEELSGSRSAEELSSLVRRSASQGVLEKDTATLLDRSLTFARLTADDIMTPRPSMHSISIGDSADDVIQLARRTGHSRFPVYDDDLDDISGVVHVKAAVSVPREKRADVPVGALSTEPLRVPETVHLDVLVAELRSKGYQMAIVVDEYGGTAGIVTLEDLVEEIVGEVSDEHDRSRAGIVHRVDSITFPGELRPDELLTRTGIQVPEGEVYDTVGGYMMSQLERVPALGDVVRVEHGTLSVVRMDGRRVDRVRYTADPASDETEADR
- a CDS encoding GuaB1 family IMP dehydrogenase-related protein, translating into MKFSGERPSVDLTYSDVFLVPRRSAVSSRLQVDLSPNDGTPATLPLVASNMNSVTGPRLAATLARRGGLGVLPQDLPLQELDAAIHWVKDQPVRWDTPLVLSPRATVDDALRLLPPTSGHGVVVADRPADGALTQDAILGILPATRLATALPDAALGDLVRGSAHAVDAEEIAEGRAAFDVIDAVDAEMILVLERGRMVGTMSRRTALRTTIYQPAVDAHGRLAVAAAVGINGDVAGMARALASAGVDVLVIDTAHGHQDGMLRALDTVAKLGLGIPLVAGNIVTAEGVHDLVGAGASILKVGVGPGAMCTTRMMTAVGRPQFSAVLETAEAARALGAHVWADGGVRYPRDVALALAAGAASVMVGSWFAGTIEAPGELQHDAEGRMFKESWGMASTKAVHARFERLDAFELARKELFAEGISSSKIYLDPLRPSLEDLLDMISSGVRSSFTYAGAATVPEFHERALVGLQSAAGYEEGKALPVSW
- a CDS encoding multifunctional oxoglutarate decarboxylase/oxoglutarate dehydrogenase thiamine pyrophosphate-binding subunit/dihydrolipoyllysine-residue succinyltransferase subunit codes for the protein MSNQVTGVGGDGGFGANSWLVDEMYEQFKKDRNSVDKEWWPVLENYTPDAATQAAPEQNAHPVTAPIPVIGTQPVARTTAKPAKQAPIPAQAPKPQAKEEAPTEEETITPLRGMPKTLAANMDQSLTVPTATSVRTIPAKLMIDNRIVINNHMSRTRGGKVSFTHLIGWALIQTLKEFPSQNVFYTEVDGKPSVVAPAHVNLGIAVDVPKPDGTRALLVPSIKRADTMTFGEYLAAYEDIIARARGNKLTAADFAGTTVSLTNPGGIGTVHSVPRLMKGQGCIIGAGALNYPAEFQGASERTLTELGIGKTITLTSTYDHRVIQGAGSGEFLKKVHELLIGERGFYDDVFAALRIPYQPIRWNADIAVDLAERVDKQSRVQELINSYRVRGHLMADIDPLEYVQRSHPDLEIESHGLTFWDLDREFVTGGFGGKRVMKLRDILGVLRDSYCRTLGIEYMHIQDPEQRRWFQEKVEIKYVKPGHDEQLRVLRKLNEAEAFETFLQTKFVGQKRFSLEGGESLIPLLDEILQGAATSGLDGAAIGMAHRGRLNVLTNIAGKTYGQVFREFEGSLTPGNQRGSGDVKYHLGTEGTFVADEGQELPVYLAANPSHLETVDGVLEGIVRAKQDRKPIGTFAWLPILVHGDAAFAGQGVVVETLQMSQLRGYRTGGTVHVVVNNQVGFTTLPTDSRTSVYSTDVAKTIQAPIFHVNGDDPEGVIHVAKLAFEYRERFHRDVVIDLVCYRRRGHNEGDDPSMTQPLMTDLIQAKRSVRKLYTDGLVGRGDITEEEYDQAKADFQNRLEIAFAETHAAETGATPIAPDLNPVDDHVGAPEVTGVALEVVHLIGDAHANKPDGFTVHSKLQQQLDKRVTMSREGGIDWGFGELLAFGSLLVEGTPVRLAGQDSRRGTFVQRHAVLHDRANGQEWLPLANLSDSQGRFFVYDSLLSEYAALGFEYGYSVENTEALVLWEAQFGDFANTAQAVIDEYVSSAEQKWGQQSGVVLLLPHGYEGQGPDHSSARIERFLQLCAQDNMYVARPSTPASYFHLLRRQAYERPRKPLIVFTPKAMLRLRGATSAVEDFTQGRFEPVIDDQRGLDRNAVKRVLVHSGKVHWDLRTELDKNPNPEVALVRLEQLYPTPIDELKAITDSYPNAELVWVQEEPENQGAWPFLALEFAEVPGPRQFRAVARPAAASPATGSSKVHAIQQVALLKTALTLD
- a CDS encoding GNAT family N-acetyltransferase yields the protein MTAPEETIVPVDPDSQRRLRESGLDYRIADMTVDADADGFMRADARGFLDDEPTDAGVAQMRETMRLRRNIGVYDSAAGTLPVATVNSWVTPMTVPDGEIDMWAISSVTVSGTHRRRGIARALLEGELRAAASAGIPLAGLTVSEATIYGRYGFAPAVPAARLTIDTARAGWVGAPVPGRIAYVDKQTLAEDLEALHEQSRPARSGQVAAWPGRWQRMAGLAEGDKQAAAVRGIRYLDAEGVVRGAIAYTLSEIPGAFRSELSIRTLQATTDEALRALWQFVVQHDLVDRASVDLRPVDDPLTWLVADQRAVKTEVHDHGWLRVLDVSAALQARSYRAPLDVVLRVEDPLGFADGTWRVHIGSDGRADVQASEDPADVRLSVAELSAIYVGGVRATQLAAAGRIHGDGQVISAIDDAFRSDPAPLLGIWY